In one Gallaecimonas xiamenensis 3-C-1 genomic region, the following are encoded:
- a CDS encoding phosphoglycolate phosphatase, with amino-acid sequence MIKAVAFDLDGTLVHSLPDLVWAANAMRRQLGLAAVGEDKVSQWVGNGISKLVERASQELGEAPQALALFEAAYQSHLAVASRPYDGALAVLTELGRRGFALALVTNKASRFAIPLVRDLGLEPHFEHILCGDSLAAKKPDPLPLTWLCQRFDLAPAELLMVGDSKNDIQAAQAAGCPSVGLTGGYNYGEDIGLSNPDFTLDSLAALLELPALQQR; translated from the coding sequence GTGATCAAGGCTGTTGCATTCGACCTGGACGGAACCCTGGTCCACAGCCTGCCCGACTTGGTCTGGGCAGCCAATGCCATGCGCCGCCAGCTGGGATTGGCTGCGGTGGGGGAAGATAAGGTCAGCCAATGGGTTGGCAACGGCATCAGCAAGCTGGTTGAAAGGGCCAGCCAGGAGCTGGGAGAAGCCCCCCAGGCCCTGGCACTGTTCGAAGCTGCCTATCAGAGCCATCTGGCTGTGGCGTCCCGCCCCTACGACGGCGCCCTGGCGGTGTTGACCGAACTGGGACGCCGGGGTTTTGCCCTGGCTCTGGTCACCAACAAAGCCAGCCGCTTTGCCATACCCCTGGTCAGGGATCTGGGACTGGAGCCGCATTTCGAACATATCCTTTGCGGTGACAGCCTGGCCGCCAAGAAGCCTGATCCGCTGCCACTGACCTGGCTTTGCCAGCGCTTTGACTTGGCTCCGGCCGAACTGCTGATGGTGGGCGACTCCAAAAACGACATCCAGGCTGCCCAGGCGGCCGGTTGCCCGTCGGTTGGCTTGACGGGCGGTTACAACTACGGGGAAGATATCGGCCTTTCCAACCCGGATTTCACCCTAGACTCCTTGGCGGCGCTGCTGGAGCTGCCCGCCCTGCAACAGAGGTAA
- the trpS gene encoding tryptophan--tRNA ligase, whose protein sequence is MSKPIVLSGAQPSGQLTLGNYLGALRQWDQMQSDYDCLYCIVDLHAITVRQDPSKLYEATLDSLALYLACGIDPKRSSVFVQSHVPEHAQLAWVLNCYTQFGELSRMTQFKDKSARFADNINAGLFTYPALMAADILLYQANQIPVGQDQKQHLELSRDVATRFNNLYGDVFTVPEPFIPKVAARVMSLQDPTKKMSKSDDNQGNFIGLLEDPKVITKKIKRAVTDSDEPPLVRFDSENKAGVSNLLGILSAISGKSVETLEGEFEGRMYGHLKGDVAEAVVGFLEPLQARYKELREDRSTLDAIMKAGAEDASARAAQTLKKVYEVLGFVPRP, encoded by the coding sequence ATGTCCAAACCCATTGTCTTGAGTGGTGCACAACCCTCCGGCCAGCTGACCCTTGGCAACTATCTGGGGGCCCTGCGGCAATGGGACCAGATGCAGTCCGATTACGACTGCCTCTATTGCATCGTCGATCTGCATGCCATTACCGTGCGCCAGGACCCGAGCAAGCTCTATGAAGCTACCCTCGACAGCCTGGCCCTTTACCTGGCCTGTGGCATCGACCCCAAGCGCTCCAGTGTCTTTGTCCAGTCCCACGTGCCTGAGCACGCCCAACTGGCCTGGGTACTGAACTGTTACACCCAGTTTGGCGAGCTGTCCCGCATGACCCAGTTCAAGGACAAGTCCGCCCGCTTCGCCGACAACATCAACGCCGGCCTCTTTACCTACCCGGCACTGATGGCAGCCGACATCCTCCTGTATCAGGCCAACCAGATCCCGGTGGGCCAGGATCAGAAGCAGCACCTGGAGCTGTCCCGGGACGTGGCCACCCGCTTCAACAACCTCTACGGCGACGTCTTCACCGTGCCAGAGCCTTTCATTCCCAAGGTTGCGGCCCGGGTGATGAGCCTGCAGGACCCCACTAAGAAGATGTCCAAGTCCGACGACAACCAGGGCAACTTCATTGGCCTCTTGGAAGATCCCAAGGTCATTACCAAGAAGATCAAGCGTGCCGTTACCGACTCCGACGAGCCGCCCTTGGTGCGCTTTGACAGCGAGAACAAGGCCGGTGTCTCCAACCTGCTGGGCATTTTGTCCGCCATCAGCGGCAAGTCTGTAGAGACCTTGGAAGGCGAGTTCGAAGGCCGCATGTACGGGCACCTCAAAGGGGACGTGGCCGAGGCGGTAGTGGGCTTCCTCGAACCGCTGCAGGCCCGTTACAAGGAACTGCGCGAAGACCGTTCCACCCTGGATGCCATCATGAAGGCCGGCGCCGAAGACGCCAGCGCTCGCGCCGCCCAGACCCTTAAGAAGGTCTATGAAGTGCTGGGCTTTGTGCCACGCCCCTGA
- a CDS encoding PepSY-associated TM helix domain-containing protein, whose protein sequence is MRISKSQQWLLKNVRLVHIYSSMAVLMALLFFAFTGVTLNHGDWKSAAGQHYRELDEELPGGLFPEQLPSDESRRQQLVSRLKVWLEQTQGLPSGQLKVRFDDKAARLELDVQRPGGYALAEVDLAEQRFYLVDDFAGYLSLANDLHKGRHAGTSWRWLIDAVAVICILFSLTGFYLLWRQLSRRTAGLLTTLIGALLTLLAFAFSAHT, encoded by the coding sequence ATGCGCATTTCCAAATCCCAGCAGTGGCTGCTAAAGAACGTTCGTCTTGTCCATATCTACAGCTCCATGGCCGTGCTGATGGCTTTGCTGTTTTTCGCCTTTACCGGGGTGACCCTCAACCACGGCGACTGGAAGAGTGCCGCCGGCCAGCATTACCGAGAGTTGGACGAAGAACTGCCTGGCGGCCTTTTTCCCGAACAGCTGCCCAGCGACGAGAGCCGCCGCCAGCAACTGGTCAGTCGCCTCAAGGTTTGGCTGGAGCAGACCCAGGGCCTTCCCAGTGGCCAGCTCAAGGTGCGTTTTGACGACAAGGCGGCGCGCCTGGAATTGGATGTGCAGCGCCCCGGTGGCTATGCCCTGGCCGAGGTGGATCTCGCTGAGCAGCGCTTTTACCTGGTGGACGACTTTGCCGGCTACCTGAGCCTGGCCAACGACCTGCACAAGGGGCGCCATGCCGGCACCAGTTGGCGCTGGCTTATCGACGCGGTGGCGGTTATCTGCATCCTGTTCAGCCTCACCGGCTTCTACCTGTTATGGCGCCAATTGTCGCGGCGCACCGCCGGCCTGCTTACCACCTTGATCGGTGCCCTGCTGACCCTGCTGGCCTTTGCATTTTCTGCCCACACCTGA
- a CDS encoding DUF2271 domain-containing protein produces the protein MVKPILCALALLSSAPLLAQPSLDIELAVPSIDSPEYQRPYVAVWVEDARQQPVRTLELWREQDDWLKDLRRFWRKVGRRDSQVVDAVTSATRLPGTYQLHWDGKDDQGQALADGNYVLHLEAAREHGGRSHLSQPLHFDGKAFTLTLAAEPELGPVTLSYPARSH, from the coding sequence ATGGTGAAGCCCATCCTTTGCGCCCTGGCCTTGCTCTCGAGTGCCCCCCTGCTGGCCCAACCCAGCCTGGACATAGAGCTGGCCGTACCCAGTATCGACAGCCCCGAGTACCAGCGGCCCTATGTGGCTGTCTGGGTGGAAGATGCCCGGCAGCAGCCGGTACGTACCCTGGAACTGTGGCGAGAGCAGGACGACTGGCTCAAGGATCTGCGCCGTTTTTGGCGCAAAGTCGGGCGGCGCGACAGCCAGGTGGTGGATGCCGTCACCTCGGCCACCCGTCTGCCCGGCACTTACCAACTGCATTGGGACGGCAAAGACGACCAGGGCCAGGCCCTGGCGGACGGCAACTATGTCCTGCACCTGGAAGCGGCCCGGGAACACGGCGGCCGCAGCCACCTGAGCCAGCCCCTGCACTTTGACGGTAAAGCCTTCACCTTGACCCTGGCTGCCGAACCCGAATTGGGGCCTGTCACCCTTTCTTATCCTGCAAGGAGCCACTGA
- a CDS encoding DUF4198 domain-containing protein, which translates to MKLRHLIASLALVSATASAHTIWVQPSQYTLSSNNTWIEVEVSAGNMTFVVDKPVSANNLKLFGPDGKARDIASRHQGKRQSLAEALLKEDGTYRLELSGAPRYMTFYKEKGEQKRLFADKVAAKGQLPKDATEVRSLMVNGKSLAFVTVNGPSDAALATTGHGLEVTLGTHPADLVEKEPVTFTFTLDGKPAKGLEVTMSRGGELYRNEPGRQHLTTNDQGQLTLTPAVAGRYLLETGLASQADGVKADQRRDNLTLTFEVGLQ; encoded by the coding sequence ATGAAACTGCGTCACCTGATCGCCTCCCTGGCACTGGTCAGCGCCACGGCCAGCGCCCATACCATCTGGGTCCAACCCAGCCAGTACACCCTGTCCAGCAACAACACCTGGATTGAAGTGGAAGTGTCGGCCGGTAACATGACCTTCGTGGTGGACAAGCCGGTCAGCGCCAACAACCTCAAGCTGTTTGGCCCCGACGGCAAAGCGCGGGACATCGCCTCAAGGCATCAGGGCAAGCGCCAATCCCTGGCCGAGGCCCTGCTCAAGGAAGACGGTACCTACCGTCTGGAGCTGTCGGGCGCTCCCCGTTATATGACCTTCTACAAGGAAAAGGGCGAGCAGAAACGGCTGTTCGCGGACAAGGTGGCCGCCAAAGGCCAGCTACCCAAAGACGCCACTGAGGTGCGGTCGTTGATGGTCAACGGCAAGTCCCTGGCCTTTGTGACCGTCAATGGTCCAAGCGACGCAGCCTTGGCCACCACCGGTCATGGCCTGGAAGTGACTCTGGGCACCCATCCGGCCGACCTGGTGGAAAAGGAGCCTGTGACCTTCACTTTCACTCTGGACGGCAAACCGGCCAAGGGCCTTGAAGTGACTATGTCCCGAGGCGGCGAGCTGTACCGCAACGAGCCGGGCCGCCAGCACCTCACTACCAATGATCAGGGCCAGCTGACCCTGACTCCGGCCGTTGCCGGCCGCTACCTTTTGGAAACCGGTCTGGCAAGCCAAGCCGACGGCGTCAAGGCCGACCAACGCCGTGACAACCTGACCCTGACCTTCGAAGTGGGTTTGCAATAA
- a CDS encoding MFS transporter, with protein sequence MPIALLALAVGAFGIGMTEFVIAGILPQVASGFGIDIPQAGMMATVYALGVFVGAPLLTVLGSRVPRKKMLIGLATLFTLGNIITAIAPTLTIALAGRLLTSFNHGAFFGIGSIIAASLVAPNRQASAIALMFSGLTLANLVGVPVGTWLAQVAGWRLVFWIIAGIGLLTILGVLLLVPNIKNGERFSVKTELSAFTDPQVLLTMGITVLGPAAFFTSITYIAPMMMEQAGFSESGVAKLMILFGLGLVVGNSIGGRFADRALFKTLYISLAAQAAVLFAFWLWADNPVVASLSIFLMAAFGFSTVSPIQKLVMDRANKAGAPTMAASVNIGMFNLGNALGAWAGGATIAAGFGLASPNWAGALLSLGALLLALLAGWITKHERTACLA encoded by the coding sequence ATGCCCATTGCTCTATTGGCTTTAGCGGTAGGCGCTTTCGGTATCGGCATGACGGAGTTCGTCATCGCCGGCATCCTACCCCAGGTAGCATCGGGATTCGGCATCGACATTCCTCAGGCTGGAATGATGGCTACCGTCTATGCCTTGGGTGTATTTGTGGGAGCCCCCTTGTTAACGGTGCTCGGTTCCAGGGTGCCACGTAAGAAGATGCTCATTGGTCTGGCAACCCTTTTCACCCTTGGCAACATCATCACCGCGATAGCCCCGACCTTGACTATCGCATTAGCCGGGCGGCTATTGACATCCTTCAACCATGGCGCCTTTTTTGGTATCGGCTCTATCATTGCCGCATCTTTAGTGGCCCCCAACCGCCAAGCCAGTGCCATTGCCTTGATGTTTTCAGGGCTTACGCTGGCAAATCTGGTGGGTGTGCCGGTGGGTACCTGGTTGGCTCAGGTAGCAGGCTGGCGGTTGGTTTTTTGGATCATTGCCGGTATCGGCCTACTGACCATACTGGGTGTGCTACTGCTGGTTCCGAATATCAAAAATGGCGAACGATTCTCGGTAAAAACAGAGTTGAGTGCCTTCACCGATCCGCAGGTGCTACTGACCATGGGCATTACGGTGCTTGGCCCTGCAGCCTTCTTCACCTCTATTACATACATTGCTCCCATGATGATGGAGCAGGCTGGCTTTAGTGAAAGTGGCGTCGCCAAACTAATGATCTTGTTCGGTTTGGGCCTGGTGGTGGGTAACAGCATTGGTGGTCGCTTTGCTGACCGGGCGCTGTTTAAAACACTCTACATTTCGCTGGCTGCACAGGCTGCGGTACTGTTCGCGTTTTGGCTTTGGGCCGACAACCCAGTTGTGGCCTCCTTGTCCATCTTCCTGATGGCCGCCTTTGGCTTTTCTACGGTTTCCCCAATTCAGAAATTGGTCATGGACAGGGCCAACAAGGCAGGCGCTCCGACCATGGCGGCCTCAGTCAATATCGGTATGTTCAACCTTGGTAACGCCCTTGGCGCCTGGGCTGGCGGCGCCACCATCGCGGCCGGCTTTGGCCTGGCTTCCCCTAACTGGGCCGGTGCCCTGCTGTCCCTCGGCGCTTTGCTGCTGGCCCTGCTCGCCGGTTGGATAACGAAGCATGAGCGAACGGCCTGCCTGGCATAA
- a CDS encoding Lrp/AsnC family transcriptional regulator, with product MSDKERDEVRQRRHKPVELDDIDRKILRELAKDASQSYAELSQSVHLSTAAVHDRVKRLKRDEVITGTVARLDGCKLGRTLLTFVLVDTSSYAATRELLAFNVRPDVEEIHSVAGDSSVMIKVRANDTESLEAFLMEVQRLEGVRSVRSYIALSTFLERGPIPD from the coding sequence ATGTCAGATAAAGAAAGAGATGAGGTTCGGCAAAGACGCCACAAACCGGTGGAACTGGATGACATTGACCGAAAAATATTAAGGGAGCTGGCAAAGGATGCATCCCAGAGTTATGCCGAACTGAGCCAGTCAGTGCATTTGTCTACCGCTGCCGTTCATGATCGGGTGAAAAGACTCAAACGGGATGAAGTGATCACCGGCACCGTTGCTCGCCTCGATGGATGCAAGCTAGGCCGTACCTTGTTGACCTTTGTTCTAGTTGATACCAGTAGCTATGCGGCAACCCGTGAACTTCTGGCATTCAACGTCAGGCCTGATGTGGAGGAGATCCACAGTGTCGCCGGCGACTCGAGTGTGATGATAAAGGTGCGTGCCAACGACACAGAATCATTGGAAGCCTTTCTGATGGAGGTACAGCGCTTGGAAGGGGTGCGGTCGGTACGAAGCTATATCGCGCTTTCTACCTTTCTCGAACGCGGCCCAATACCGGACTGA
- a CDS encoding anthranilate synthase component II, which produces MLLVIDNYDSFTFNLVQYFQELGQEVQVARNDALSLADIEAMAPARLVVSPGPCTPNEAGISLAAISHFMDKLPILGVCLGHQAMAQVLGAKVVRAPQVMHGKTSPIRHDGSGLFSGLPNPLTVTRYHSLLVEADSLPACLKANAWTEDGLVMGFAHQSLPLHGVQFHPEAILTQAGHQLLANFLAC; this is translated from the coding sequence ATGCTACTGGTTATCGACAACTACGACTCCTTTACCTTTAACCTGGTGCAGTACTTTCAGGAACTGGGGCAGGAGGTGCAGGTGGCGCGTAACGATGCCTTGAGCCTGGCCGATATCGAGGCCATGGCGCCGGCGCGGTTGGTTGTTTCCCCTGGCCCCTGCACCCCCAACGAAGCGGGCATTTCCCTGGCCGCCATCAGCCATTTCATGGATAAGCTGCCTATCCTCGGGGTCTGTCTTGGCCACCAGGCCATGGCTCAGGTGCTAGGGGCTAAGGTGGTGCGGGCGCCCCAGGTGATGCACGGTAAAACATCCCCCATCCGCCACGACGGCAGTGGCCTTTTTTCCGGCCTGCCCAATCCCCTGACGGTGACCCGTTACCATTCGCTGCTGGTGGAGGCGGACAGCCTACCGGCCTGCCTCAAAGCTAATGCCTGGACCGAAGACGGCCTGGTGATGGGCTTTGCCCACCAAAGCCTGCCCCTGCACGGGGTGCAGTTCCACCCCGAAGCCATTTTGACCCAGGCCGGCCACCAGTTGCTGGCGAACTTCCTGGCCTGCTAG
- a CDS encoding DoxX family protein — MKHPFIPLLGRILLALIFVISGYGKIAGYSGTQAYMEQMGVPGMLLPLVILLELGGGILIVVGFFTRWLALLLALFCVVSAFMFHSSGDQMQQIMFLKNLAMAGGFLLLMANGPGQWSLDAKRGSD; from the coding sequence ATGAAACATCCCTTCATTCCCCTATTGGGCCGCATCCTGCTGGCCCTGATCTTCGTGATCTCCGGCTACGGCAAGATCGCCGGCTACAGCGGCACCCAGGCCTACATGGAACAGATGGGGGTTCCAGGCATGCTGCTGCCATTGGTGATTTTGCTGGAGCTGGGGGGCGGCATACTGATAGTGGTGGGCTTTTTCACCCGCTGGCTGGCCCTGCTGTTGGCGCTGTTCTGCGTGGTATCGGCCTTTATGTTCCACAGCAGTGGCGATCAGATGCAGCAGATCATGTTCCTGAAGAACCTGGCCATGGCCGGGGGCTTTTTGCTGCTGATGGCCAATGGCCCTGGCCAATGGAGCCTCGACGCCAAACGGGGCAGCGACTAG
- a CDS encoding aspartate aminotransferase family protein — translation MSEQMSVSRATFDEVMVPNYNPAAIIPVRGQGARVWDQEGKEYVDFAGGIAVNVLGHCHPALVSALKEQGEKLWHLSNTMTNEPALRLAKKLTDATFAERIYYANSGAEANEAAFKLARRYALDHFGAGKDQIISFNKSFHGRTFFTVTVGGQAAYSDGFGPKPGAIDHLDFNDLAGLEALISDKTCAVIMEPMQGEGGIIPAEQAFIEGVRALCDKHNALLVFDEVQTGMGRSGYLYAYQKYGVTPDILTSAKSLGGGFPIGAMLTTAKIAASLKVGTHGSTYGGNPLACAVAEAVMDVVNTPEVLDGVKQREAWFREHLAAINAKYDVFKEVRGMGMLLGAVLSDKYQGRARDFLTAAVDEQLMVLVAGMDVVRFAPSLVISEADIKEGMARFERAVAKVAAA, via the coding sequence ATGTCAGAGCAAATGTCAGTAAGCCGTGCCACTTTCGACGAAGTGATGGTTCCCAACTACAACCCGGCCGCCATTATCCCGGTGCGGGGCCAAGGTGCCCGGGTCTGGGACCAAGAAGGCAAAGAGTACGTGGACTTTGCCGGTGGCATCGCCGTTAACGTGCTGGGCCACTGCCACCCGGCCCTGGTATCCGCCCTCAAAGAGCAGGGTGAGAAGCTCTGGCACCTGTCCAATACCATGACCAACGAGCCGGCCCTGCGCCTGGCCAAGAAGCTGACCGACGCCACCTTTGCCGAGCGTATCTACTACGCCAACTCCGGTGCCGAGGCCAACGAAGCGGCCTTCAAACTGGCCCGCCGCTACGCCCTGGATCACTTCGGTGCAGGCAAAGACCAGATCATCTCCTTCAACAAGTCCTTCCACGGCCGCACCTTCTTCACCGTGACCGTCGGTGGCCAGGCCGCCTATTCCGACGGTTTCGGGCCCAAGCCCGGCGCCATCGACCACCTGGATTTCAATGACCTGGCCGGCCTGGAAGCCCTGATCAGCGATAAGACCTGCGCCGTGATCATGGAACCCATGCAAGGGGAAGGCGGCATCATTCCCGCCGAGCAGGCCTTTATCGAAGGGGTTCGTGCCCTTTGTGACAAACACAATGCCCTGCTGGTATTCGACGAAGTGCAAACCGGTATGGGCCGTTCCGGCTACCTCTACGCCTACCAGAAATACGGCGTGACCCCGGACATCCTCACCTCTGCCAAGTCCCTGGGCGGCGGCTTCCCCATCGGTGCCATGCTGACCACCGCCAAAATTGCCGCCAGCCTGAAAGTGGGCACCCACGGCTCCACCTACGGCGGCAACCCCCTGGCCTGTGCCGTAGCCGAAGCGGTAATGGACGTGGTCAACACCCCCGAGGTACTGGACGGCGTCAAGCAACGTGAAGCCTGGTTCCGTGAGCACCTGGCCGCCATCAACGCCAAGTACGACGTCTTCAAGGAAGTGCGCGGCATGGGCATGCTGCTGGGCGCCGTGCTCAGCGACAAATACCAGGGCCGTGCCCGCGACTTCCTGACTGCCGCCGTCGACGAACAACTGATGGTTCTGGTTGCCGGGATGGACGTGGTCCGTTTCGCCCCCTCTCTGGTGATCAGCGAAGCTGACATCAAAGAAGGTATGGCCCGCTTCGAGCGCGCCGTGGCCAAGGTGGCTGCTGCCTAA
- the astA gene encoding arginine N-succinyltransferase produces MLVIRPITSRDLGALLRIAEESGVGFTSLPVNEERLAAKIAYSEASFALGDDDCQSGEQGYLLVMEDTETGEVVGTTALEARVGQSDAFWHYHLGSAVHSSPTLGVHKEHQLLTLCNDYSGVSELCTLFLSESHRQGHNGRLLSKCRFLFLAEFRDRFAEVVIAEMRGVSDTEGQSPFWSWLQKHFFDMEFPQADYLSGLGKKTFIAELMPRHPVYVDMLPKAAQAVIGQVHDKTRPALKLLTAEGFRWRGYVDIFDAGPTVECDIDHIQAIRESERLQVAIGNTDDGIKTMIANTNLQHFRCTLANALHRKGDLVLDRATADALGVKAGDWVRAIAFEKE; encoded by the coding sequence ATGCTGGTTATTCGTCCTATTACCAGCCGAGATTTGGGTGCCCTGCTGCGCATCGCCGAGGAATCCGGCGTTGGCTTCACCTCCCTGCCGGTCAATGAAGAAAGGCTGGCGGCCAAAATCGCCTATTCAGAAGCCTCGTTTGCTCTGGGTGACGACGATTGCCAAAGTGGTGAACAGGGTTACCTGCTGGTCATGGAAGACACCGAAACCGGTGAGGTGGTGGGTACCACGGCCCTGGAAGCCCGGGTTGGCCAGTCCGACGCCTTCTGGCATTACCACCTGGGCAGCGCCGTGCATTCGTCGCCGACCCTGGGGGTCCACAAGGAACATCAGCTGCTGACCCTGTGCAACGACTACAGCGGCGTGTCGGAACTGTGCACCCTGTTTCTGAGCGAAAGCCATCGCCAGGGCCATAACGGCCGCCTGCTGTCCAAGTGCCGCTTTTTGTTCCTGGCCGAGTTTCGTGACCGTTTCGCCGAAGTGGTGATCGCCGAGATGCGCGGCGTGTCCGACACCGAAGGCCAGTCGCCTTTCTGGAGCTGGCTGCAAAAGCATTTCTTCGACATGGAATTCCCCCAGGCCGACTATTTGTCCGGCCTTGGCAAGAAGACCTTCATTGCCGAGCTGATGCCGCGCCATCCCGTCTATGTGGATATGCTGCCCAAGGCCGCCCAAGCCGTGATTGGCCAAGTCCACGACAAGACCCGCCCCGCCCTCAAATTGCTGACCGCAGAGGGTTTTCGCTGGCGCGGCTATGTGGACATCTTCGATGCCGGCCCCACAGTGGAATGCGACATCGACCATATCCAGGCCATTCGCGAGAGCGAGCGGCTGCAGGTAGCCATCGGCAACACCGACGACGGCATCAAGACCATGATCGCCAACACCAACCTCCAGCATTTTCGCTGCACCCTGGCCAACGCCCTGCACCGCAAGGGCGACCTGGTTCTGGACCGGGCCACCGCCGACGCCCTGGGCGTCAAGGCCGGGGACTGGGTGCGTGCCATCGCTTTCGAGAAGGAGTAA
- the astD gene encoding succinylglutamate-semialdehyde dehydrogenase, which yields MSLFINGQWLAGEGPAFQSLNPADGSLAWEGRGASPAQVDAAVAAARQAFVAWADKSVEERLAIINAFGEQLKANKEALARTIAEETGKPFWETQTEVAAMIGKIAISSRAYEERTGLVENDVAGGRAFIRHKPHGVVAVFGPYNFPGHLPNGHMVPALISGNVVVFKPSELTPKTAEHTLKLWEAAGLPAGVINLVQGELETGKALAGHAGIDGLFFTGSSNTGQLLHKQFGGRPEKILALEMGGNNPLLVRDVADIKGAVHEILQSGYISTGQRCTCARRLFVPKGAKGDELVNALVTAVKAIKVGGQFDEEQPFMGPLISEKAALGMVAAQDKLKALGGEVLVELKHLQTGTGRVSPGLIDVTAISDLPDEEYFGPLVQLIRYDDFDAAIEQANNTRYGLSAGLLSDSRDDWDYFFRRIRAGIVNWNKQTTGASGAAPFGGVGASGNHRPSAYYAADYCAYPVASVEAEAVSAPASLAPGLSL from the coding sequence ATGAGCCTGTTTATCAATGGTCAATGGCTGGCCGGTGAAGGTCCTGCCTTCCAATCTTTGAACCCGGCCGACGGCAGCCTGGCCTGGGAAGGCCGAGGCGCCAGCCCGGCCCAGGTGGACGCCGCCGTAGCCGCCGCCCGCCAGGCCTTTGTGGCCTGGGCCGACAAATCCGTCGAAGAGCGCCTGGCTATCATCAACGCCTTTGGCGAGCAGCTTAAGGCCAACAAAGAAGCCTTGGCCCGCACCATCGCCGAAGAAACCGGCAAGCCGTTCTGGGAAACCCAGACCGAAGTGGCGGCCATGATCGGCAAGATTGCCATTTCCAGCCGCGCCTACGAAGAGCGCACCGGCCTGGTGGAAAACGACGTGGCCGGTGGTCGCGCCTTTATCCGCCACAAGCCCCACGGCGTGGTGGCGGTGTTCGGCCCTTACAACTTCCCGGGACACCTGCCCAACGGCCATATGGTGCCGGCGCTGATCTCCGGTAACGTGGTGGTGTTCAAGCCGTCCGAACTGACCCCGAAAACCGCCGAGCATACCCTCAAGCTTTGGGAAGCGGCCGGCCTGCCGGCTGGGGTTATCAACCTGGTGCAAGGTGAGCTGGAAACCGGCAAGGCCCTGGCTGGCCACGCTGGGATCGACGGCCTGTTCTTCACCGGCTCGTCCAACACCGGCCAACTGCTGCACAAGCAGTTCGGCGGCCGCCCGGAGAAAATCCTGGCCCTGGAAATGGGTGGCAACAACCCGCTGCTGGTGCGTGACGTGGCCGATATCAAGGGCGCCGTGCACGAGATTTTGCAATCAGGTTATATCTCTACCGGCCAGCGCTGCACCTGCGCCCGCCGCCTCTTTGTGCCCAAGGGTGCCAAGGGCGATGAGCTGGTCAATGCCCTGGTGACGGCGGTCAAGGCCATCAAGGTGGGCGGCCAGTTCGATGAAGAGCAGCCCTTTATGGGCCCGCTGATCTCTGAAAAAGCGGCCCTTGGCATGGTGGCGGCCCAGGACAAGCTCAAGGCCCTGGGCGGTGAAGTGCTGGTGGAACTCAAGCACCTGCAAACCGGTACCGGCCGAGTGAGCCCGGGTTTGATCGACGTCACGGCAATCAGTGACCTGCCTGATGAAGAATACTTCGGCCCGCTGGTGCAGCTGATCCGCTACGACGATTTCGATGCCGCCATCGAGCAGGCCAACAACACCCGTTACGGCCTGTCTGCCGGCCTGTTGTCTGATAGCCGCGACGACTGGGACTATTTTTTCCGTCGTATTCGTGCTGGTATCGTCAATTGGAATAAGCAGACTACCGGTGCCTCCGGTGCCGCGCCCTTCGGTGGCGTAGGAGCCTCAGGCAACCACAGGCCCAGCGCTTATTATGCAGCCGATTACTGTGCTTACCCTGTGGCCAGCGTCGAGGCGGAGGCGGTTAGCGCCCCTGCCAGCCTGGCCCCCGGCCTGAGCCTGTAA